One window of Microbacterium sp. 1S1 genomic DNA carries:
- a CDS encoding PspA/IM30 family protein → MTKQSIFGRISTLVRANINALLDSAEDPQKMLDQLVRDYTNSIADAESAIAETIGNLRLLERDHEEDVQAATEWGNKALAASRKADEMRGAGNTADADKFDNLAKIALQRQISAEREATGAEPQIAAQTEIVDKLKSGLNGMKDKLNELKNKRSELLARAKVAEAQTKVQDAVSSINVLDPTSELGRFEDKVRRQEAIAQGKAELAASSLDAQFESLEDLGELTEVEARLAELKAGGTAPRQAIEGN, encoded by the coding sequence ATGACCAAGCAGTCCATCTTCGGACGGATCTCGACCCTCGTCCGCGCGAACATCAACGCCCTCCTGGATTCTGCGGAAGACCCGCAGAAGATGCTGGACCAGCTCGTCCGCGACTACACGAACAGCATCGCCGACGCCGAGTCGGCCATCGCCGAGACCATCGGCAACCTGCGCCTGCTCGAGCGCGACCACGAGGAAGACGTGCAGGCCGCGACCGAGTGGGGCAACAAGGCCCTGGCCGCCAGCCGCAAGGCGGATGAGATGCGCGGAGCGGGCAACACCGCCGACGCCGACAAGTTCGACAACCTCGCCAAGATCGCTCTGCAGCGCCAGATCAGCGCTGAGCGTGAGGCGACCGGTGCCGAGCCGCAGATCGCGGCGCAGACCGAGATCGTCGACAAGCTCAAGAGCGGCCTGAACGGCATGAAGGACAAGCTCAACGAGCTGAAGAACAAGCGCAGCGAACTCCTCGCTCGCGCCAAGGTCGCCGAGGCGCAGACCAAGGTGCAGGACGCAGTGAGCTCGATCAACGTGCTCGACCCGACCAGCGAGCTGGGCCGGTTCGAGGACAAGGTCCGTCGTCAGGAAGCCATCGCACAGGGCAAGGCGGAGCTCGCCGCATCGAGCCTGGACGCGCAGTTCGAGAGCCTCGAGGACCTCGGGGAGCTCACCGAGGTCGAGGCGCGGCTCGCCGAGCTGAAGGCCGGCGGCACCGCGCCGCGGCAGGCGATTGAAGGCAACTGA
- a CDS encoding arginase family protein — translation MVRFLVVPQWQGSPAARAMLLVDGASAIAGDLPRAATTVLDVPVEAGESLGTGVRRFSTLSRTRELVAGHLEAGTVVIGGDCSVTVAALDALPGGTDDLAVVWCDAHADLHTPDTSPSGAFSGMALRAVLGEGEARLALSPGVPRERVVTVGVRTVDDTETDELDRLRNLGVNDVEDTAALAGAVEATGATRVWVHIDVDVLDPASFSGVSSPVPFGTTPAALSAAIRELRSRVPLAGATVAGFAPRTPADAVDDLGALLRLVGAVA, via the coding sequence ATGGTGCGTTTCCTCGTCGTGCCGCAGTGGCAGGGCTCGCCCGCCGCGCGGGCGATGCTCCTCGTCGACGGCGCATCGGCCATCGCCGGCGACCTGCCCCGCGCCGCGACGACCGTCCTCGACGTTCCCGTCGAAGCCGGCGAGTCCCTGGGGACGGGTGTCCGGCGGTTCAGCACGCTCTCGAGGACACGGGAGCTGGTGGCCGGGCACCTCGAAGCCGGGACCGTGGTGATCGGCGGCGACTGCAGCGTCACCGTCGCGGCGCTCGACGCGCTCCCCGGTGGCACCGACGACCTCGCGGTGGTCTGGTGCGATGCGCACGCGGATCTGCACACGCCCGACACGTCGCCCTCCGGCGCCTTCTCCGGCATGGCGTTGCGGGCGGTCCTCGGCGAGGGAGAGGCGCGACTCGCGCTCTCCCCCGGGGTCCCTCGGGAGCGGGTGGTCACCGTCGGCGTCCGTACCGTGGACGACACCGAGACCGACGAACTGGACCGCCTGCGAAACCTCGGTGTGAACGACGTGGAGGACACCGCTGCCCTCGCCGGCGCGGTGGAGGCGACCGGGGCGACACGCGTCTGGGTGCACATCGATGTCGACGTCCTCGACCCCGCCTCCTTCTCCGGTGTCTCCTCCCCGGTCCCGTTCGGGACCACTCCAGCCGCCCTGAGCGCAGCCATCCGGGAGCTGCGCTCCCGTGTCCCGCTCGCCGGAGCGACGGTCGCAGGCTTCGCCCCCCGGACACCCGCCGATGCGGTCGACGACCTCGGCGCCCTTCTCCGACTCGTCGGAGCCGTCGCGTGA
- a CDS encoding TPM domain-containing protein encodes MTKRWLTLGALTLAVAMGAFSASAASATDPLPLDSGYVTDQAEVLSPAEEEQVEARLQELTTNSSADLFVVLVDDFTNPSDSVAWADQVANDNRLGPDQYLLAIAVEGRSLYISADSSGPLSDGQLAAIEDAIAPLAGSGDWTGAITLAADEIQGDGGAAALRVTLVVLGVVAAALLVWLIVVLVRRARRNAAIRERGAMPENPDPRDPFSTLTDAQVEQQAGVALVRADDAITSSREELGFAVAQYGDGATAEFSRAVDEAKAKIAEAFDLRQKLDDEVEDSIHDRRAWHIRIIRLADEIDDILDDNAEAFDELRQLEQNAPQELDRVRRERDQLTPLLASAAPALAALSATYDQSALTTVADNAVQAEERAALADRSIDAAAQALAAGRSGEAAFAIRTAEQAIAQAAQLVQALTALGTELSTIDAQAQGLVAELQADVSAASQLPDPSGALASAASAVTAQLQAAQTDLLGTPRNPQRALDALTAANAQIDAAIAQGREAVQRAHRAQQLLEQTLAQAGSEIRAARDFIETRRGTVGSTARTRLAAADAALTQALTLRTTDVEAALGEAQRALDLARQATATAEADLRSYSPGGYGDDGWGGLFGGSGSRSTSSGIGGDILGGIIGGLLAGGGSGGSSRRGGGWRSSGGFRSSGFGGGGSRSSGGRGRSGGRRF; translated from the coding sequence ATGACGAAACGGTGGCTGACGCTGGGCGCTCTGACCCTCGCGGTCGCGATGGGTGCGTTCTCCGCCTCGGCGGCGTCCGCGACCGATCCGCTTCCCCTCGACTCCGGATACGTCACCGATCAGGCGGAGGTCCTCTCCCCCGCCGAAGAGGAGCAGGTCGAGGCACGCCTGCAGGAGCTCACCACGAACTCCTCTGCCGACCTCTTCGTCGTCCTCGTCGACGACTTCACCAACCCGAGCGACAGCGTCGCCTGGGCCGACCAGGTCGCCAACGACAACCGCCTCGGCCCCGATCAGTACCTGCTCGCGATCGCCGTCGAGGGCCGGAGCCTCTACATCTCCGCCGACTCCTCCGGGCCGCTGAGCGACGGGCAGCTCGCCGCCATCGAAGACGCCATCGCGCCCCTCGCCGGCAGCGGCGACTGGACCGGGGCGATCACGCTGGCCGCCGACGAGATCCAGGGAGACGGAGGTGCCGCGGCGCTCCGCGTCACGCTGGTCGTCCTCGGGGTGGTCGCCGCCGCGCTGCTGGTGTGGCTCATCGTCGTGCTCGTCCGACGTGCCAGGCGCAACGCCGCGATCCGCGAGCGGGGCGCCATGCCAGAGAACCCCGATCCCCGCGATCCCTTCTCGACGCTGACGGATGCGCAGGTCGAGCAGCAGGCCGGGGTCGCACTCGTGCGCGCCGACGACGCCATCACGTCCAGCCGGGAGGAGCTGGGGTTCGCCGTGGCGCAGTACGGGGACGGGGCGACGGCCGAATTCTCCCGGGCGGTCGACGAAGCGAAAGCGAAGATCGCCGAGGCGTTCGACCTCCGGCAGAAGCTCGACGACGAGGTCGAGGACTCCATCCACGACCGCCGCGCGTGGCATATCCGCATCATCCGGCTCGCCGACGAGATCGACGACATCCTCGATGACAACGCCGAGGCCTTCGACGAACTGCGCCAGCTGGAACAGAACGCTCCGCAGGAGCTCGATCGGGTCCGTCGGGAGCGGGATCAGCTGACGCCGCTCCTCGCCTCTGCCGCCCCCGCGCTGGCCGCGCTCTCCGCGACCTACGACCAGAGCGCGCTGACCACCGTGGCCGACAACGCGGTACAGGCGGAGGAGCGCGCTGCCCTGGCGGATCGCTCGATCGACGCGGCGGCTCAGGCGCTGGCCGCGGGCCGCAGCGGCGAGGCCGCCTTCGCGATCCGCACCGCCGAACAGGCGATCGCGCAGGCCGCGCAACTCGTCCAAGCCCTCACCGCGCTGGGCACCGAGCTGTCCACCATCGACGCGCAGGCCCAGGGGCTGGTCGCGGAGCTGCAGGCCGACGTCAGCGCGGCGTCGCAGCTCCCCGATCCGTCCGGCGCCCTCGCATCCGCGGCGAGCGCCGTCACGGCACAGCTGCAGGCGGCGCAGACCGATCTCCTCGGAACGCCGCGGAACCCGCAGCGCGCGCTCGACGCTCTCACCGCGGCGAACGCCCAGATCGACGCGGCGATCGCGCAAGGGCGGGAAGCCGTGCAACGCGCGCACCGTGCGCAGCAGCTCCTCGAACAGACGCTGGCTCAGGCCGGGTCGGAGATCCGCGCGGCGCGCGACTTCATCGAAACGCGCCGGGGGACGGTGGGCTCCACCGCCCGCACCCGGCTCGCGGCTGCGGACGCCGCGCTCACCCAGGCGCTCACGCTGCGCACGACCGACGTCGAAGCCGCCCTCGGCGAGGCACAGCGCGCCCTCGACCTCGCTCGCCAGGCCACAGCGACGGCGGAGGCCGACCTCCGCTCCTACTCCCCCGGCGGCTACGGGGACGACGGTTGGGGCGGGCTGTTCGGCGGCTCCGGATCGCGTTCGACCAGCTCCGGCATCGGCGGCGACATCCTCGGCGGGATCATCGGGGGTCTCCTCGCCGGTGGCGGGAGCGGCGGATCCTCGCGTCGCGGCGGTGGTTGGCGCTCCTCGGGCGGTTTCCGCAGCTCCGGTTTCGGGGGCGGCGGATCCCGCAGCAGCGGAGGCCGCGGACGCTCCGGAGGTCGACGCTTCTGA